GAAAGTTCTCAGCGTTGAATTATTTGTCGCGTCATTGTATACAAAAGTGGCCGCGATGCTAGGCAGATCTCTAAAGAAGAAACTGTTGTCAGTACGCCCCTACTTTAATTCACCCAAGGATTCTACCGAAAATAATACATTCACTGAAGAGCTGCTTCGTACGACCTGGCTGGACTGCATCACAGATATCACGCTGCTATTCCGGATATCCACTTTTATTTCGAACAATATCTTGCAACCTATTCCGATAATTACACGCCTGATACTCAAATTAGATCCAACAGTCTCTCCAAATGAATGTATATGTGTTCAAAATCTCCTAGCAATCGGAGCTGTATGCTGTGGACGTGAACTGGGGCGGTTTTTCCTTGCATATAAGAGGTCGCGTGAGTTGCAACAGTTGCAACGAATTGTTGAAGACGATGATATCTGATCCACGCGTATATAATATTTAGGCCCTGCATAATTTAGGCGATGACATTAGAGCACTTCATATCCACTTTATGTCTGTAAACTGTTTTTTACATTGATATCTCGAAGATTATTTATACATAGTATATGGGTAGGTTGAACTCAGATATCATCAGTAGTGGATGACACCAGCATCGGATTAACAATATGTAGCAACGGCCCCTTGTTGAGCATGTTTTTCCGGAATTCCGAATAGATAGATAAGCGTCAACTTGGGCAACGACATGAAACGACGTCGCAAAGTCACAAAATGACAGTCATTCGCCAGAACTAACCGTCAGTTAAGTTGTAATGGCAATTGGCAGAGGTAAGCAACTGTAAAGTTGTTTTACATATTCCCCCTTGAATAATGGACGGGATTAATAGAATACTTCCAAGATCTCCATACTTCTGTACACCTAGTACGATTCCATTCAAGGTTATGGTAGCACCACAAGCTAAGCAGGAGGAATATAAGGATAACGAAAGTACCCTTAGTGATATACTGAGTGATTCAGATGCTTCATCTGATGAGCCTTTGACTCTTTATTCTGGTTACCGAACAAAGGTGAAGGACTACTTAGTGCCGACTACAGATAGTGATCCCAATTCTGTTCCGTTCCGTCTTCTTAGAGATGGTGCCATATTGCTTCGACAACTACTATGTGCCAACGCTACGCTTGGAAATAATTTCAGCAGAGGTATTGTAACTTCTGATTTGGGGCAGGAAGCACTATTTTGGTCCGGCCTTCCATTGTATTTTTCCGGAATGATACTTCCTGACGCTGTCGCCAACATGCACAGGTTACTATTCGTAGTTGAAGTTGTATGTCGCAGAGATCTCACTTCTTTTGGAAAATATGGCGTGCTATTATTGTTGGCTTTACCGTTGATTTCCAAGGTGATAAGGCGTTTGTTCTTTGCGGAATCCATTAAGCTAAGCACCTTAGAAGCTGGCGTCGCACCTGCGGCAGATAGTGCAATGATATGGCCTCTTTTAGGGAAGTTCCTCAACCAATATCTATTAATGAAGATACCTTATTACCGCTGGTTAGTTGAGGCGTGCACAGGGAATACCGATGATGCCCTCTGGTTCGGAAATTTACTAGGCTGCTTTCTCCTATTGGTAGTTAAAGATGTAGCCTGGTGGCTAAATAGAAAACTACTCAAAGGTTGAGGTAGGTCTTCTACGCTTCAAAACTGAATGATCGAAATCGAGCCATGCCATGAATTTGTTTAACCGTGTGTTTCCGGTGATATAACTCCAAGTAATGGCATGATGAATTCGTCCGTATTAATTATTATTGTTGTCCTTATCCATCGTTACGTAAGTATAATTACCTAAAAAACACTTCACAAAGTAGGTCTATTAGCGCTGATATTTTAAAAGTTGCGCTCCTACCACGCATAAGCACTATGGTGCTTTCTGGATCTTCTGATTCCTTATCCAGTAGTTCCTTGAATTTGATAACTTCACGGTACTTCATGTTGCGTTTTCTGCCAACAAACATATCAACATTATAGATTTCGCCATTCTGTGTCGCAATCCTGAAACTTATATCTGGAAAGCGTGGCGCGTTCGATCCAAAGAAAGTTACTGCAATATCCTTCAAATTTTCACCCTTGATATCCCGCAATACCCCACGTTCATAAAGCTGCCGAGCTGACCATGTATAGTGGATACCATTAGGGGTATCTGAGTGTTTACCTTGTACTCTCCTATAGGCATCCTTAATTTTATTACCGAGCCCGCTCTTTCTTATGGGCTGATAGTGTCCGCATTTCTGAATCTGTTTAACTGATTTGCTTACTGCAGTAGATAGCGCTTGCGACAATAAGCTCATGTAATTTTCCTTTTGTTTCAGATGTTCGTAAACATCATTCATGAATATTAACTCGCGTTCATTCATATGCCCGACGTAGGATCGAGACCTAATTGTGTTTGCAATATCATTGAGGACAGATTGGTAATTATTGGCGCTGTCAATAATACCGAGATGCTTCAGTTCCTTGACCCTTTGCATAACATGCTTCTTAAATGTAACGTACCCAGTGTTATCCAAATTTTTCTTAGCAAGATCTTCCCTGACAGCAGGATACTTTAGCAATAATTGAGTAAAGACGTTATCATCTTCTGGGAAGACAGAACTAGTGAGCAAGTCATTTAGGTTTGTCTCAACATCCTCTACTTGAATCAAGTAAGAAATACCTCTTTTGGTCTCATTGTACAGTAAGGCGGACCTATCATCCTCAAGGGGGACGTGGTATACCGTAGGGTCAAGTTCAACTTCGACTACGCCGGACATCTTTGTGACTGAGGTTTCAAAAATCTTTTCCATCTGCTTCAATAGTTCGACAATAGCATCATCATGTGGAAATATTGATTGATGAGAGATAAATGTTTTAATCATATTTTCCAGGTACTCCTGTTTCATGACCATGAATGGTCTTTCGGTAGATCCCATGTCCCTATACACAATACTATCGCATTCGTTTTCAAAATCTGGCGAAATTAACATACTTTTCAATAAAAGAACAACATCAGGTTTAATAGCCTCGGCATAAGGTGTCAATGAAGAATAATAGCCGTTAAATTCCCGTAAATTGAAAATGGTTGAAAGAGCGCTGCATAGTACCTGAATTTTGTCTTCCAAATCTTGAACATCATCCTGGTACCCATAAGATGCCCGATTCATGAAAAACCCGTTCACAAAGTGCTCAATGAGAACCATGGATATAGCTCTCAGCGGATCATAAATATCAGTGCTTCTATCTGCAACTGCCCTAAAAGCCTTCGTGCATAGATATTTTATCTCCATAGGGATGGAATCGATCATTACCATGAGGATATTCCTAACCGATTCGGTAGTGTTCCAAATATTCATCATATTCTCTACATATTTCGCATTCGTCAACGGATCATCTATCGCAATGTGCGAAGCGACCATCGGTTCACCAGGATGCAGAAATTTCCATATATTTGCGGGGACACTTTCAAAGTCGGTGCCTGGTTCCGAGAGGCTCTCCAGAACAGTACCGAATAGGTATACGGTATCTGAGTTTTTATGCCGGGGCAGATATTCAGCTAACAATAGACGCCATGGGGATTTTGAATTTCTGGATGATAAAAAAAAGTCTGTTGGCGTCTCGTCTAATTCATCAAGCATCAAATCCATTATCATTTTGATAAATAGCAGGTTTTCACGGTGCGAAATCTTACCACTGGTGGGGGAAAAGAGTTTCGGCAAGAAATTGATGCACGAATATGGCTCCAGTTTGAAGAGTAATTTCCAATAAAAAGAGTCAACTTGCAACAGGTAGCATATTCTTTCGTAAAGAGAATTTTGTTGCATTACATCCTTTGAGGCCCGCTCAACTGAAAACCTTTCAAGACTCTTCAATCCAGCTTGCGATAGATATCTGCTTACCTGAATTCCTCTATGTTCCAATAATGACTTCTTGGTTATCAAAGTCCTGATGGTAGACTGCAGACGACAGATTTCACCGTTACAATCATTCACTAAGGCCTTCTTCTTATGCAGTTGGGAGTATAAAGTGTCTGTCTCATTTTCATTGAGTATATGGACAAACTTTTTGACAGCCCAGAGGCTAGGAGTAGTGGAGTTCAAAAGTTCATGATAAGCACTGCTCATTTGATAAGCTCTGATTGCACTCTGAATCTGGACGACAACACGGACATTATTCCTGTAATACCTTCTGCTCGCTAGTAATTCAGAGCGCAGCTTACCTCCTAGTAGCATTGCCTGGAATTGGTTAATTGAGTACAACTCCACGGCATCATTGATTAATTCAACCGCGAATCTTGCGAGAACACCTCTAACTCTAGCCTGTAGATAAGTCAGCGGATCGGTAGAATCACGATACTGGTTGACGGCCTCCAATTGGTGTCTGACTTTGCCACCTTTTATGACAGCACTGAAGTGATCTAAGGCTAGATCGTAGAAATCTATCTCAAACAAGGTATCATATAGTTTTCTCCTCTGTGCAATACCCCGCAAAGTAGCCTGACATTCCTCCAATAATCCACGATGAATAGAACTACACTGTATCTCGTAATTATATCTCGTCTTAACGTTTAAGCCACGACAATGAGCCTGGAAATGGATCACTTCATAATGCACGCGCCTTAAATTCGAGTAAGTGTAATCGAAGTCTGTACGAAGTTTAGAACCCCGGATATATGATTGTAATTTGGTTAATGGAGCTCTGCACAAAGATATTTTGGTTAACGCTTCCCGTGATGCTCGCCGCAAAAGGACTGATTTTACGATATTTTGGAACCTTCGTATAACCATGTCATTCTTCAGACATCTTAATTGCAGAATGTCGAGATGAGACCTGTATATGTAGCCGGAAATATAGGACTGGAGTGAAAAAATTTGGGCTTCGGACTCAGCGGATAATACGGGCCTTAGTTTCAATGAATATTGTTTTCGAAGAGATCCAGCACGACACCAAGCCTGGAATATTGAGATTTCTTCATCAAAAAGCTCGAATGTTTTTTTCTTTAAATATATTCCATAGCGCAAATTGGCCCCTCTAGATATCGCCTGTATACGGAACACAATATCCAAAAATTGATCCTCTGACATCCGCTGCCTTCTTGCTGGTGAGTAAGGAGGATAATTTGAAAGGTAGTGGTTGTATAATAGGTGTTCTCTATCTAGAGATTTCATTGAATCCGTTCTATAGGAAATCCTTCTTGATATACTGGGGGAATAATAAGAGAAATTCTTACTTGGACTGTAAGTGAGGTTGGTATTGGCCGTCCTTAGCAAAGGATCAGATAATAATATAGAAGCGGTTCGAGATCCCATAAAAGAGCGTTCGGGATATTGCGGGGAAATGTACCTCTGTGAATATAAATACGATCCATTTAATTGCCTCTCGGGAGTCCTTGGGAAGCCGTTAGCCATTCCAGAATGATCCATGTGCAGTAAGTCAGGTACTCGCTGTGCCTCCAGTGTTGGCATCTGTCTGTCCGGAACCTTCGGCGACACATCATTCACGACAATGACCTCTGGCGGAGCTGGTTGTGCCTGGGGCTTTGGAGCTGGTTCTGGGTTAAGCTTGGATTCTGGTTTTGGTTCCGGCTCGGGCTCGGGCTCGGGCTCGGGCTCGGGCTCGGGTTCAGGCTCAGGTTCCGGGGTGACTTCCACCACAAACTTTTCGTCTTCATCTGGAGCAGTTCCTTTTGAGCCTAGTACTAACGCTGGTTCTAGCTCTCGGGACCTAGGATTCCAATCTTTTATTAAGCCCTCATTGCGGGGAAGCTTTTCCGAAGAAGCGTTGGTTGCACCATCTGCTTTGAATGACCTAAAGTTACGAACATTAGGGAGCTTCTGCTTACATTCTTTCAGTTCCTGGGGAGAGAACTCCAGTACCCCAGAAAGGTTGTGAATTTCAGGAATCTCGCCGGGGAACCTACTATTGAGAATGTTCGCGACTGCATGTAAAGTCTCAAAAACTTTTGGAACGTCTTTCTTCTCGTATAGGTCGGTCAGTTCAAATCGAAATAGGTCCGGTACGCCTACCAAATCCATCAGCGAAAAAAAAGCATTAATATTCTGTGTATGCTTGAACTGCAACCGACCAGGAGGTACAATTGTAGGTGCAAGATCAGGTTTAATCGTTTGAGTGACCTTCGCCAAAAAATAGCCGTCGCGCATTGAATTACCAGCTGCCAACTCGAGTTCTCCAGGTATCGTCTCGCCGATCACATCCTCAATCCAACGTTTTGCCTCTCCAACTCT
This is a stretch of genomic DNA from Eremothecium gossypii ATCC 10895 chromosome VI, complete sequence. It encodes these proteins:
- a CDS encoding AFL151Wp (NOHBY611; No homolog in Saccharomyces cerevisiae; Syntenic homolog of Saccharomyces kluyveri SAKL0A03146g), which encodes MDGINRILPRSPYFCTPSTIPFKVMVAPQAKQEEYKDNESTLSDILSDSDASSDEPLTLYSGYRTKVKDYLVPTTDSDPNSVPFRLLRDGAILLRQLLCANATLGNNFSRGIVTSDLGQEALFWSGLPLYFSGMILPDAVANMHRLLFVVEVVCRRDLTSFGKYGVLLLLALPLISKVIRRLFFAESIKLSTLEAGVAPAADSAMIWPLLGKFLNQYLLMKIPYYRWLVEACTGNTDDALWFGNLLGCFLLLVVKDVAWWLNRKLLKG
- the IQG1 gene encoding Iqg1p (Syntenic homolog of Saccharomyces cerevisiae YPL242C (IQG1)) gives rise to the protein MTVQLDSPTKEKSRYVEKYLQSLGSAEKSGTNSRTLLQASPAKINSSPLKDEASAEKKSDKPLSKRTGGFQGGTKVKGGISNNPFLLQDSEVKHDSPNISPARSAVAKGSAKKPLQAAAKTRPENGNVSQPNESRREAAQHEVSPKAQKKVDTSGMSRETLRYYEFLCRVGEAKRWIEDVIGETIPGELELAAGNSMRDGYFLAKVTQTIKPDLAPTIVPPGRLQFKHTQNINAFFSLMDLVGVPDLFRFELTDLYEKKDVPKVFETLHAVANILNSRFPGEIPEIHNLSGVLEFSPQELKECKQKLPNVRNFRSFKADGATNASSEKLPRNEGLIKDWNPRSRELEPALVLGSKGTAPDEDEKFVVEVTPEPEPEPEPEPEPEPEPEPEPKPESKLNPEPAPKPQAQPAPPEVIVVNDVSPKVPDRQMPTLEAQRVPDLLHMDHSGMANGFPRTPERQLNGSYLYSQRYISPQYPERSFMGSRTASILLSDPLLRTANTNLTYSPSKNFSYYSPSISRRISYRTDSMKSLDREHLLYNHYLSNYPPYSPARRQRMSEDQFLDIVFRIQAISRGANLRYGIYLKKKTFELFDEEISIFQAWCRAGSLRKQYSLKLRPVLSAESEAQIFSLQSYISGYIYRSHLDILQLRCLKNDMVIRRFQNIVKSVLLRRASREALTKISLCRAPLTKLQSYIRGSKLRTDFDYTYSNLRRVHYEVIHFQAHCRGLNVKTRYNYEIQCSSIHRGLLEECQATLRGIAQRRKLYDTLFEIDFYDLALDHFSAVIKGGKVRHQLEAVNQYRDSTDPLTYLQARVRGVLARFAVELINDAVELYSINQFQAMLLGGKLRSELLASRRYYRNNVRVVVQIQSAIRAYQMSSAYHELLNSTTPSLWAVKKFVHILNENETDTLYSQLHKKKALVNDCNGEICRLQSTIRTLITKKSLLEHRGIQVSRYLSQAGLKSLERFSVERASKDVMQQNSLYERICYLLQVDSFYWKLLFKLEPYSCINFLPKLFSPTSGKISHRENLLFIKMIMDLMLDELDETPTDFFLSSRNSKSPWRLLLAEYLPRHKNSDTVYLFGTVLESLSEPGTDFESVPANIWKFLHPGEPMVASHIAIDDPLTNAKYVENMMNIWNTTESVRNILMVMIDSIPMEIKYLCTKAFRAVADRSTDIYDPLRAISMVLIEHFVNGFFMNRASYGYQDDVQDLEDKIQVLCSALSTIFNLREFNGYYSSLTPYAEAIKPDVVLLLKSMLISPDFENECDSIVYRDMGSTERPFMVMKQEYLENMIKTFISHQSIFPHDDAIVELLKQMEKIFETSVTKMSGVVEVELDPTVYHVPLEDDRSALLYNETKRGISYLIQVEDVETNLNDLLTSSVFPEDDNVFTQLLLKYPAVREDLAKKNLDNTGYVTFKKHVMQRVKELKHLGIIDSANNYQSVLNDIANTIRSRSYVGHMNERELIFMNDVYEHLKQKENYMSLLSQALSTAVSKSVKQIQKCGHYQPIRKSGLGNKIKDAYRRVQGKHSDTPNGIHYTWSARQLYERGVLRDIKGENLKDIAVTFFGSNAPRFPDISFRIATQNGEIYNVDMFVGRKRNMKYREVIKFKELLDKESEDPESTIVLMRGRSATFKISALIDLLCEVFFR